The DNA segment TAAGGTTAAATAGGTAGTAAAATCAAGAGTATTTTTCGATTGGTCTATACCCTTGAATATACTTAAAAAAGTCTGCTTATGTTGCCTTGTCGCATATATCATCTCATCGATAAACTGTCTTATAAACGGATGCCTACTTATGTCGAGGCAGGTCGGAATAAATTTATCGTCCAGTTTTATTTGTTTGCTAGAATTTATATTTTGTATTTTACAAATCGGTATCTCAAGCTCATACGGAGTTTTGCTACCCAAAACTCCCAAATTTGTTTTAAGACTAGCAAGAACGATACTTTCTTTGTCTTGATCAAAGGCTGATCCCAGTAGATACTCCTCTTCGTCGCTCAAATCCTTAAGCACGTCAACGCTGGCATCGTCATGAACTTTAGAGCTAATAAGCGCTCTAGTTGCTTTAAATTTAGAGCTAGTTATGCTGTTTTGGAGGCTAACATCGACTACCAGATTACCCATAGGTATTTTCAAGACTATTATGGATGAGGACAACGAATCAAACTCTACTTCTAGAGGCTCCGGAAGCTCGTCTTCCTCCGGAGCGTTAAATACCGATCCGTCCTGAGCGATAGCGGAAATACTCCTTAGCCCTATTTTTCCTTGCTCCAGCAGTTCATTTGAAATTTGAATATCCAAAACACCATAAAGGTTAGAAAAAGAAGAAATAGTCTTTAAATTTATATTTCTCTCAAGATATCTTTCTTGTTGTTCGAAATGAATTTTATCCACATTCATCCCGTTATACCAAACGACTTTTAAATTTTCAGCCATCTTTACGTCTATTCTTTTACAACCAAGGATTTGGCGCTCAAAGCTTTTATGTCCTTATCCGATATGCTAAATATTAAATAGCCTTCTTTTACGTCGGAAGTCTTTTTAAATTCCTTGATTTTAGTTTTTCCTTGATCGGCATAAAGCACCAATACGCCAACATAAGGAACGTTTTCTTTGTCTATTTTTACAATAGCCGTATTGGCATTTGGCTGAATTTGAAGTTTAATGGAATCTATCTTGTCCCTTCCCAGTACTTCATTTTCTTTTGTTATGAGCTCCATCTCGGTGGCCTCTTCAAATTTCTTAATATCGCTCAATTGATAAACTATGACCGTTATCGGAACATTATCGCCGCGATTATTTAAATTTGAATTAGGCATATTGTTTATACCGACTTGTATCTGACCGCAACCCACGATAAATACTGTAAAAATAGCTGCTAAAAACACTTTTTTAAACATATTAATAACCCTTGAATAGTATCTATATACAAGTATATCGAAGTAATTTTAAAATACTATTAAGGTAAATAATTTTATGATTTTAGCTAATAATAACTACGAAAAATTTAAGTATAGAGGTTTTAGATGCGGTTATATTATGAATTTAATAAAAATTTTTCCGATGATGCTTTTTTGGACGAGCTGCAAGGCGAGATGTCTAAATACAAAACATTGGCTCACGAAACCATAAAATGGGATAGAGTTTTTGATTGTTCTTATAAAATTTTACAATCGTTTTCTCTCGATACGAAATTTTTTAGCTATTTGTGTATAGCGGCGACAAATATAAATTTGCCTAAAAACTATGAAATTTTAAAAGATGTTCTAAAATCTTTTTTAGAAGCGCTCAAAGATGATCCGCAAAGACTTGGCCAAACGGAAAAACTGCTGGCGACAAAGAGAAAAATTTTTATTAATTCATTGGATGGCTTTATAGAAGAATTAAATAAACAAAATTTAAATTGTCCGCAAAATTTTGTCGATTCTATGGTCTCTTTGCTAAACGAACTGGGAAAAAACATAAACCACAAATTTGCAAGTATCGATGTCCGGGCTTATACGTCAAAGCAGTCCGAATACGAAAGCGAGCGACCGACGCAGACGCAAGTCGCCAACCAGGTTCAAAGCAATGCGCATACCGCGGCTTCTTTGAATTTTTCGGCTCATACGGATATTAAATCCATAAACGATAGGGAATATAGAGATTTTTTTATAAACTTATCGCTTGAACTCCTTAAAGACGATTTGCGAAACGTAAATGCTTACGCTATTTTTATGCAGGCTTTATGGGGCAGGATTAAGGCCTTGCCGGCAAGCAACGATTTTATCACGCCCGTTAGATATCCTGAGCAAAATTTGATCATAAACATTAAAAATATCGAATCGTTAAATTTAGAAAATTTAAGACTTTTTATGCAAAATTTGGCTTTAAATCCGTTTTGGATCGATGGATTAATGATATTTTGTAAATTTTTAGCAAAAAACAACCTATCTTTTATAGAAAATTTTATATCGGAACAAGTTGCCGTATTTTTAAACATCCATATAGATATACGAAAATTAAAATTTCAAAGCTCGGAAGATATGTGCCCAAAGGAAACCTTTGATTTTTTTATGAATCAAAAGGGTGCCAAACAAGAAAATACTTCCGACAAAAATATCGATGATTTAGATATAAATGAAATTTTAATGGACATAAATGCCAAAAATACGACCAACAACTCAAGAGAAAATTTAAACTCGATGCTTTTGATGGCGAGCGCTTTTTCCGGCAAGGGTATGAAAAGTAATGCAAAAACCATATACGCTCAAATAGTAAATTTTATAGAAA comes from the Campylobacter rectus genome and includes:
- the tssK gene encoding type VI secretion system baseplate subunit TssK; the protein is MAENLKVVWYNGMNVDKIHFEQQERYLERNINLKTISSFSNLYGVLDIQISNELLEQGKIGLRSISAIAQDGSVFNAPEEDELPEPLEVEFDSLSSSIIVLKIPMGNLVVDVSLQNSITSSKFKATRALISSKVHDDASVDVLKDLSDEEEYLLGSAFDQDKESIVLASLKTNLGVLGSKTPYELEIPICKIQNINSSKQIKLDDKFIPTCLDISRHPFIRQFIDEMIYATRQHKQTFLSIFKGIDQSKNTLDFTTYLTLNMLKKWSLNFASIANRQKFHPEFLYEKLVDFQADLIALSNDDSFSDFIAYKHDDLSATFSLLINNIRLLFSKIISPKYVMARIISNAHGFFDCMFDNAGIIEKGELFLAISSSVGSDYLLKNFKEQCKIHTQSNIKNIVASQLNGLNVEQVSIIPTTLPRLNGYVYYRLDKNDKLFKSFVGENIISVYVTNNITNPDIKMWAIL
- the tssJ gene encoding type VI secretion system lipoprotein TssJ, whose product is MFKKVFLAAIFTVFIVGCGQIQVGINNMPNSNLNNRGDNVPITVIVYQLSDIKKFEEATEMELITKENEVLGRDKIDSIKLQIQPNANTAIVKIDKENVPYVGVLVLYADQGKTKIKEFKKTSDVKEGYLIFSISDKDIKALSAKSLVVKE
- a CDS encoding type VI secretion system domain-containing protein; the protein is MRLYYEFNKNFSDDAFLDELQGEMSKYKTLAHETIKWDRVFDCSYKILQSFSLDTKFFSYLCIAATNINLPKNYEILKDVLKSFLEALKDDPQRLGQTEKLLATKRKIFINSLDGFIEELNKQNLNCPQNFVDSMVSLLNELGKNINHKFASIDVRAYTSKQSEYESERPTQTQVANQVQSNAHTAASLNFSAHTDIKSINDREYRDFFINLSLELLKDDLRNVNAYAIFMQALWGRIKALPASNDFITPVRYPEQNLIINIKNIESLNLENLRLFMQNLALNPFWIDGLMIFCKFLAKNNLSFIENFISEQVAVFLNIHIDIRKLKFQSSEDMCPKETFDFFMNQKGAKQENTSDKNIDDLDINEILMDINAKNTTNNSRENLNSMLLMASAFSGKGMKSNAKTIYAQIVNFIENTELKEYLSDIYKKAKSF